A section of the Rhodobacteraceae bacterium M382 genome encodes:
- a CDS encoding branched-chain amino acid aminotransferase: MSGYDDRDGLIWMDGEMVNWRDAKVHILTHAMHYASSVFEGERAYNGKIFKSREHSERLIASAEALDMPMPYTVDQIEAAKEETLKASGLTDAYVRALVWRGSGEDMGVASAKNPVRMAIAVWGWGAYYGDAKMKGAKLDIAEWKRPSPETIPVHAKAAGLYMICTISKHKAEAKGCSDALFMDWRGYVAEATGANVFFVKGGEVHTPLADCFLNGITRQTVIGMLKDKGITVHERRIKPEEMADFEQCWLTGTAAEVTPVGQIGDYTFEVGDLTRGIAEDYEKLVRS, translated from the coding sequence ATGTCGGGTTATGATGATCGGGACGGTCTGATCTGGATGGATGGAGAGATGGTCAATTGGCGTGATGCCAAGGTCCATATTCTGACTCATGCCATGCATTATGCCAGTTCCGTATTTGAAGGCGAACGGGCGTATAACGGCAAGATTTTCAAAAGCCGCGAACACTCCGAGCGGTTGATCGCCTCCGCCGAGGCGCTGGACATGCCGATGCCCTATACGGTCGATCAGATCGAAGCCGCCAAGGAAGAGACGCTGAAGGCCAGCGGTCTGACCGACGCCTATGTGCGTGCGTTGGTCTGGCGTGGGTCGGGCGAAGACATGGGTGTCGCATCGGCCAAGAACCCGGTTCGGATGGCGATCGCCGTCTGGGGCTGGGGCGCCTATTACGGCGACGCCAAGATGAAAGGCGCCAAGCTGGACATTGCGGAATGGAAACGGCCCAGCCCGGAAACCATTCCGGTTCATGCCAAGGCCGCCGGTCTGTACATGATCTGCACCATCTCCAAGCACAAGGCCGAAGCCAAAGGCTGTTCGGATGCGTTGTTCATGGATTGGCGCGGATATGTGGCCGAAGCCACCGGTGCCAACGTGTTTTTCGTCAAGGGTGGCGAAGTGCACACACCGCTGGCCGATTGCTTTTTGAACGGGATCACCCGGCAGACCGTGATCGGAATGCTCAAGGACAAGGGCATCACCGTGCATGAACGTCGGATCAAACCCGAAGAGATGGCGGATTTTGAACAGTGCTGGCTGACAGGTACTGCGGCCGAGGTGACTCCGGTGGGGCAGATCGGGGATTATACGTTCGAGGTTGGTGATCTGACCCGCGGAATTGCCGAAGATTACGAGAAGCTGGTACGCAGCTGA
- a CDS encoding AEC family transporter, with translation MTQILAITFPIYGAIALGYLVVAKGWFAAAEMRTLGKYVLNIALPALLFNAVASRRIADVFQPDYMLAYGLGGLATIATAWILFTLRGTDPQRRALGVMGSTCPNNAFIGFPIMLLAFPAQAEIILALNLLVENILLVPLCLLLMEGASGNRQGSLLRHIGAILLNVLKMPMVIGLLLGLAVSLVNVPLPAPFTRLTGMLAASASALSLVVIGGSLVGLPLHGNRGLAAQITMTKLLIHPGLVAGAALTLSALGWIALTPDFHSAAILSAAMPMFGIYTVLAQKQGLEGAASIAMLAATTTAFVTLNLFLLFLT, from the coding sequence ATGACCCAGATCCTTGCCATCACCTTCCCGATCTATGGCGCAATCGCGCTGGGGTATCTGGTGGTGGCAAAAGGCTGGTTCGCCGCTGCCGAAATGCGCACACTGGGCAAATATGTCCTGAATATCGCCTTGCCCGCGCTGCTGTTCAATGCGGTGGCGTCGCGCCGGATCGCGGATGTGTTCCAACCCGACTATATGCTGGCCTATGGGCTGGGCGGGCTGGCGACCATCGCCACCGCCTGGATCTTGTTCACCCTGCGCGGCACTGACCCGCAACGGCGCGCGTTGGGCGTTATGGGCTCGACCTGTCCCAACAATGCTTTCATCGGGTTTCCGATCATGTTGCTGGCTTTCCCGGCCCAGGCCGAAATCATCCTGGCGCTGAACCTTCTGGTGGAAAACATCCTGTTGGTGCCGCTGTGCCTGTTGCTGATGGAAGGCGCATCGGGCAACCGACAGGGGTCTTTGCTGCGCCACATCGGAGCAATTCTGCTCAATGTGCTGAAAATGCCGATGGTGATCGGGCTGTTGCTGGGCCTGGCGGTCTCGCTTGTCAATGTCCCTCTGCCCGCCCCCTTTACCCGCCTGACCGGTATGTTGGCGGCCTCGGCCTCGGCATTGTCGCTGGTGGTGATCGGTGGATCACTGGTCGGCCTGCCGCTGCATGGCAACCGGGGACTGGCCGCGCAGATCACCATGACCAAACTGCTGATCCACCCCGGGCTGGTTGCCGGTGCGGCTCTGACGCTGAGCGCTTTGGGCTGGATCGCGCTGACCCCGGATTTCCACAGCGCAGCAATCCTGTCGGCGGCGATGCCGATGTTCGGCATCTATACGGTTCTGGCCCAGAAACAGGGGCTCGAAGGCGCCGCGTCGATCGCCATGCTGGCCGCCACAACAACCGCCTTTGTCACGCTCAACCTGTTCCTGCTATTCCTGACCTAA
- a CDS encoding malonyl-CoA synthase, translated as MYDTNHLISRLHAASRGHETRNFARFPARASVTFGELFAGAERNAAALVAMGVQPGDRVAVQVHKTIEAIQLYLGTVMAGGVFLPLNTAYTTSEVAYFLGDATPRVVVCDPDRSEAIRGISGDARVVTLDAKGNGTLTESVVGRGAFTPVARGAQDLAAILYTSGTTGRSKGAMLSHANLASNSEMLKEYWRFTDQDVLIHALPIFHTHGLFVATNVALLAGAGVVFLPGFDADAILEAMPNATALMGVPTFYTRLLADERLTRERAANMRLFISGSAPLLVETHELWEARTGHRILERYGMTETNMSTSNPYDGERRAGTVGFPLPGVEARIMVDGVPVPTGETGVLEVRGSNVFQGYWQMPEKTAEELRPDGWFITGDLARMDSDGYVTIVGREKDLIITGGFNVYPKEVESLIDDMPGVLESAVIGAPHPDFGEAVVAIVVATDPELQADQVRETLAADLAKFKQPKQVILVPELPRNTMGKVQKKALREEYAGLFA; from the coding sequence ATGTATGACACCAACCATTTGATTTCCCGATTACATGCGGCATCACGCGGGCATGAAACCCGGAACTTTGCGCGGTTTCCAGCGCGGGCCAGTGTCACCTTTGGTGAGCTGTTTGCCGGGGCCGAACGCAATGCAGCGGCTTTGGTGGCGATGGGGGTGCAACCCGGGGACCGCGTTGCCGTGCAGGTTCACAAGACGATCGAAGCGATCCAGCTGTACCTGGGAACGGTGATGGCGGGGGGCGTGTTTCTGCCGCTGAATACCGCCTATACCACGTCCGAAGTCGCTTATTTCCTGGGGGATGCGACACCACGCGTTGTGGTGTGTGATCCGGACCGGTCGGAGGCAATACGCGGGATCTCCGGAGATGCGCGGGTGGTGACGCTAGATGCCAAAGGCAATGGTACGCTGACCGAGTCCGTCGTGGGCCGGGGGGCGTTTACCCCGGTGGCGCGCGGGGCACAGGATCTGGCTGCCATCCTCTATACGTCGGGGACCACCGGGCGGTCCAAGGGCGCGATGCTGAGCCATGCCAATCTGGCGTCGAATTCAGAGATGTTAAAGGAATACTGGCGGTTCACAGATCAGGATGTGCTGATCCATGCCCTGCCGATCTTTCACACGCACGGGCTGTTTGTGGCGACCAATGTGGCGCTGTTGGCCGGGGCGGGGGTTGTGTTCCTGCCGGGGTTTGACGCGGACGCCATTCTGGAGGCGATGCCGAATGCCACCGCTTTGATGGGGGTACCGACGTTCTATACCCGCCTGTTGGCGGATGAGCGGCTGACGCGGGAACGGGCAGCCAACATGCGTCTGTTCATTTCGGGATCGGCACCCTTGTTGGTTGAGACCCACGAGCTGTGGGAAGCGCGCACCGGTCATCGGATCCTGGAACGCTATGGCATGACCGAAACCAATATGAGCACGTCCAACCCCTATGACGGGGAACGGCGCGCCGGAACCGTGGGTTTCCCGTTGCCCGGCGTCGAGGCGCGGATCATGGTAGATGGCGTCCCGGTGCCGACGGGCGAGACCGGGGTTTTGGAAGTGCGCGGATCAAATGTGTTTCAGGGCTATTGGCAGATGCCCGAGAAAACCGCCGAAGAGCTGCGCCCGGACGGGTGGTTCATCACCGGCGATCTGGCCCGGATGGACAGTGATGGCTATGTCACCATCGTGGGGCGCGAAAAGGATCTGATCATCACCGGCGGGTTCAATGTTTACCCAAAGGAGGTCGAAAGCCTGATCGACGATATGCCGGGGGTGCTGGAGAGTGCCGTCATTGGCGCACCACATCCCGATTTCGGCGAAGCGGTCGTGGCCATCGTTGTGGCAACTGATCCGGAATTGCAGGCGGATCAGGTGCGGGAGACGTTGGCCGCAGACCTGGCAAAGTTCAAGCAGCCCAAGCAGGTGATCCTGGTGCCGGAGTTGCCCCGTAACACCATGGGCAAGGTTCAGAAAAAGGCGCTGCGCGAGGAATACGCCGGTTTGTTTGCCTAA
- a CDS encoding DMT family transporter has product MAQSLTSHRPILAVFLKVTAIGLFTAMSGVIKATSDVVPAGEAVFFRSFFAIPVIVVWLAIRGDLRHGFVAKNPMGHVWRGVLGTSAMALTFTGLGLLPLPEVTAIGYATPIFTVILAALLLGETIRLVRLSAVAIGLVGVLIMIWPRLGGGADMSDTATLGAICVLLATMARAMVQIHLRKLVQTDHTAAIVFYFSATASGLSLLTLPFGWVVPDLQTTLLLIGAGLVGGIAQILVTSSYRFGPASMLAPYDYMSMLFAIIIGYVWFAELPTWVMLAGATLVIAGNILVIWRESRLGLDRRRTRAATDPKN; this is encoded by the coding sequence ATGGCACAATCATTAACATCGCATCGACCGATTCTCGCGGTTTTTCTCAAAGTGACCGCCATCGGCCTGTTCACTGCCATGTCCGGTGTGATCAAGGCGACATCGGATGTTGTGCCTGCGGGCGAAGCGGTGTTCTTCCGCTCGTTCTTTGCGATTCCCGTCATCGTTGTCTGGTTGGCGATCCGGGGCGACTTGCGCCACGGGTTTGTTGCCAAGAATCCGATGGGTCACGTCTGGCGTGGGGTGTTGGGGACATCTGCGATGGCGCTGACATTTACCGGTTTGGGGTTGCTGCCGCTGCCCGAAGTCACGGCCATCGGCTATGCCACCCCCATTTTTACAGTCATCCTCGCAGCGCTTTTGCTGGGTGAAACCATCCGGCTGGTGCGCCTCTCTGCCGTGGCCATCGGGTTGGTCGGGGTGTTGATCATGATCTGGCCCCGGTTGGGCGGCGGCGCAGACATGAGCGATACCGCCACGCTGGGCGCGATCTGCGTTCTGCTCGCGACCATGGCCCGGGCGATGGTCCAGATCCACCTGCGCAAGCTGGTCCAGACAGACCACACCGCAGCCATCGTATTCTATTTCTCGGCCACCGCATCCGGTCTGTCCCTGCTGACCCTGCCATTTGGCTGGGTGGTGCCGGACCTGCAAACGACCCTGCTGCTGATCGGGGCCGGTTTGGTCGGCGGTATCGCACAGATCCTTGTGACTTCTTCCTATCGTTTTGGCCCGGCGTCGATGCTGGCTCCCTATGACTATATGTCGATGCTGTTTGCCATCATCATCGGCTATGTCTGGTTCGCGGAATTACCGACCTGGGTCATGCTGGCCGGGGCGACCTTGGTCATTGCCGGCAACATCCTGGTCATCTGGCGCGAAAGCCGCCTGGGCCTGGACCGCCGCCGCACCCGCGCCGCAACAGACCCAAAGAATTGA
- the thiB gene encoding thiamine ABC transporter substrate binding subunit, which translates to MKHLAFAAGLLSATAAYAETPELTVYTYDSFVSDWGPGPAVEKAFEDVCGCDLKLVGAGDGAALLARVKLEGARSDADIVLGLDTNLTAAAAETGLFAVHDVRADYALPVSWEDPLFVPYDWGYFAFVHNADADAPTDFKALGASDKRIVIQDPRSSTPGLGLLLWVKAAYGDEAPAIWEGLADNVVTVTKGWSEAYGLFLEGEADMVLSYTTSPAYHLIAEEDASKAAASFSEGHYMQVEVAGKLAASDQPELADQFLAFMVSDAFQSIIPTTNWMYPAVTPAAGLPDGFDTLVTPEKSLLLPASEAAAVRDVALGEWLGALSQ; encoded by the coding sequence ATGAAACATCTTGCATTTGCAGCGGGACTTTTGAGCGCGACGGCAGCCTATGCCGAAACGCCTGAATTGACCGTTTATACCTATGACAGCTTTGTCTCCGATTGGGGCCCGGGCCCGGCGGTGGAAAAAGCGTTCGAAGACGTCTGTGGCTGTGATCTGAAGCTGGTTGGTGCGGGCGATGGTGCGGCGTTGCTGGCGCGGGTCAAGTTGGAAGGCGCACGGTCCGACGCAGATATCGTGCTGGGGTTGGACACCAATCTGACCGCTGCTGCGGCTGAAACCGGGCTGTTCGCCGTCCATGATGTGCGCGCCGATTATGCGTTGCCGGTCAGCTGGGAAGATCCGCTGTTCGTACCCTATGATTGGGGGTATTTCGCGTTCGTGCATAATGCCGATGCGGACGCACCGACGGATTTCAAGGCGCTGGGCGCCAGCGACAAGAGAATCGTGATTCAGGACCCGCGGTCGTCCACGCCCGGTTTGGGCCTGCTATTGTGGGTCAAGGCGGCCTATGGCGATGAGGCCCCGGCGATCTGGGAGGGGCTGGCCGACAATGTGGTCACCGTGACCAAAGGCTGGTCCGAAGCCTATGGCCTGTTCCTGGAAGGCGAAGCGGACATGGTGTTGTCCTATACGACATCGCCCGCCTATCACCTGATTGCCGAAGAAGATGCGTCCAAGGCAGCAGCATCATTCAGCGAAGGCCATTATATGCAGGTCGAAGTGGCCGGTAAGCTGGCCGCCAGCGACCAGCCCGAACTGGCCGATCAATTCCTGGCGTTCATGGTGTCGGATGCGTTCCAGTCGATTATCCCCACGACCAATTGGATGTACCCGGCGGTCACTCCGGCCGCCGGTTTGCCGGATGGGTTTGACACGTTGGTGACGCCCGAGAAATCGCTTTTGTTGCCTGCCTCGGAAGCGGCAGCCGTGCGGGATGTAGCCTTGGGCGAATGGCTCGGCGCGCTGAGCCAGTAA
- the aroC gene encoding chorismate synthase, translating into MSMNSFGHLFRVTTWGESHGPALGATVDGCPPNVAIEPEMLQLWLDKRRPGQNKNTTQRNEPDAVKILSGVFDGKSTGTPIQLMIENTDQRSRDYGEIAQTFRPGHADITYHQKYGNRDYRGGGRSSARETAARVAAGGVARAAIKALVPDLEIKGYMTRMGEMEIDRSKFDWDAIDQNDFWIPQGADQAQAWEDYLQKLRKDHDSVGAIVEVVARNVPAGIGAPIYGKLDTDLAAAMMSINAVKGVEIGEGMAAALLRGTENADEIYMGENGPEYSSNHAGGILGGISTGQDVVVRFAVKPTSSILTPRQSIRKDGTAIEVITKGRHDPCVGIRAVPVAEAMMACVILDHLLLHRGQIGENQGTIG; encoded by the coding sequence ATGTCGATGAACAGCTTTGGCCACCTCTTCCGCGTCACCACCTGGGGTGAAAGCCACGGACCCGCATTGGGTGCGACCGTGGACGGGTGCCCACCCAATGTGGCAATCGAACCCGAGATGCTGCAACTCTGGCTCGACAAACGCCGCCCGGGTCAGAACAAGAATACAACCCAGCGCAACGAACCGGATGCGGTGAAAATCCTGTCGGGTGTGTTTGACGGAAAATCCACCGGAACTCCGATTCAGCTGATGATCGAAAACACCGACCAGCGGTCGCGCGATTATGGCGAAATCGCCCAGACGTTTCGCCCCGGCCACGCTGACATCACCTATCACCAGAAATACGGCAACCGCGATTATCGCGGTGGCGGGCGCAGCTCGGCCCGCGAAACCGCAGCCCGGGTCGCCGCTGGTGGCGTCGCACGCGCGGCGATCAAGGCACTGGTCCCTGACCTGGAAATCAAAGGCTACATGACCCGCATGGGCGAGATGGAGATCGACCGGTCCAAATTCGACTGGGACGCGATTGACCAGAATGATTTCTGGATTCCCCAGGGCGCAGATCAGGCACAGGCATGGGAAGATTACCTGCAAAAGCTGCGCAAGGATCACGATTCGGTTGGTGCCATTGTCGAAGTGGTGGCCCGCAACGTTCCCGCCGGAATCGGCGCTCCGATCTATGGCAAGCTCGACACCGATCTGGCCGCCGCGATGATGTCGATCAACGCGGTCAAAGGCGTCGAAATCGGCGAAGGCATGGCCGCGGCCCTGTTGCGCGGCACGGAAAACGCCGACGAGATCTATATGGGCGAAAACGGCCCTGAATATTCGTCGAACCACGCGGGCGGCATTCTGGGCGGTATTTCCACCGGACAGGACGTGGTGGTGCGCTTTGCGGTCAAACCGACCTCGTCGATCCTGACCCCGCGTCAGTCGATCCGCAAGGACGGCACCGCCATCGAAGTCATTACCAAGGGTCGTCATGACCCCTGCGTCGGCATCCGCGCCGTGCCCGTGGCCGAAGCGATGATGGCCTGTGTTATCTTGGATCATCTGCTGCTGCATCGCGGTCAGATTGGCGAAAACCAGGGCACGATCGGCTGA
- a CDS encoding HD domain-containing protein, whose translation MHDIHARLRRLVAQQMDQDPAHDLAHLDRVWTNAHRIARHQADHEDSVNLRVLMAAAYLHDLVNLPKDAPNRAEASTLSAQRAVPILQDLGYTGAEIKAAQHAIAAHSYSAGIPAQSTEAEILRDADRLDALGAIGIARTFIVAGSMKRAIYDPADPFAADRPLDDQDWSIDHWHLKLLQLPKEMVTTKGREIAEKRAKLMLAYLEQLSKEIDTDLPNHWSDLLT comes from the coding sequence ATGCACGACATTCACGCGCGGCTGCGCCGCCTTGTCGCCCAGCAGATGGATCAGGATCCGGCGCATGATCTGGCCCATCTGGATCGGGTCTGGACCAATGCCCACCGTATTGCCCGCCATCAGGCCGATCACGAAGACTCTGTAAACCTGCGGGTTCTGATGGCTGCGGCCTATCTGCACGATCTGGTCAACCTACCCAAGGACGCCCCCAATCGGGCCGAGGCTTCGACCCTATCGGCCCAGCGCGCCGTGCCGATCCTGCAGGACCTGGGGTATACCGGGGCCGAAATCAAAGCCGCCCAACACGCCATTGCGGCGCACAGCTATTCCGCCGGTATCCCGGCGCAATCGACCGAAGCCGAAATCCTGCGCGACGCGGACCGGCTGGACGCATTGGGTGCCATCGGCATTGCCCGCACGTTCATTGTCGCGGGCAGCATGAAGCGCGCGATCTATGATCCGGCCGATCCCTTTGCCGCCGACCGTCCGCTGGATGATCAGGATTGGTCCATCGACCATTGGCACCTGAAACTGCTGCAGCTGCCCAAGGAAATGGTCACCACCAAGGGCCGCGAGATTGCCGAAAAACGGGCCAAGCTGATGCTGGCCTATCTCGAACAATTGTCCAAAGAGATCGACACCGACCTGCCCAACCATTGGTCTGACCTGCTGACATGA